One Nostocoides sp. HKS02 genomic window carries:
- a CDS encoding hemolysin family protein, with amino-acid sequence MTEWLLVLAGVALTIGTAVFVATEFSLVALDRPTVQKAVDAGDVGAEGVLGSLRTLSTQLSAAQVGITLTTLVLGFLATPALGTLLRTPLAAVGLHGTTGDSVAAVLALVVVTVFSMVFGELLPQFLGISAPLPTAKVVALPVRLFAVVARPLIIVLNGSANLFLRALGITPQEELSGARTPQELASLVRRSAEAGTLDEGTARLVTKSLGFGEQTAADVMSPRARATSIERTATAEDVLLLARRTGHSRFPVTGEDWDDIDGVVHVKRAIAVPHDRRSDVPVSALMVPPLLVPETIRLDPLLLMLREHGLQLAIVVDEYGGTAGVVTLEDVVEEIVGEVSDEHDLFRTTGRQFTDGSWTVPGLWRPDEVRERIGAQIPDGPAYETTGGFVMAALGRIPSVGDTVSIPGWEISVIAMDGMRADRLRFIPTPADDASGESS; translated from the coding sequence ATGACCGAATGGTTGCTGGTCCTCGCCGGCGTGGCGCTGACGATCGGCACCGCCGTGTTCGTGGCGACCGAGTTCTCGCTGGTCGCGCTGGACCGCCCGACAGTCCAGAAGGCCGTCGACGCCGGTGATGTCGGGGCCGAGGGGGTTCTCGGGTCCTTGCGCACCCTCTCCACCCAGCTCTCCGCGGCCCAGGTCGGCATCACGCTCACCACGCTGGTCCTGGGCTTCCTCGCGACACCAGCGTTGGGCACCCTGCTCCGGACGCCCCTGGCGGCGGTGGGGCTGCACGGCACCACCGGCGACTCCGTGGCCGCGGTGCTGGCCCTGGTGGTGGTGACGGTGTTCTCCATGGTGTTCGGCGAGCTCCTGCCACAGTTCCTCGGGATCTCGGCGCCGCTGCCGACCGCCAAGGTGGTGGCGCTGCCGGTCCGGCTGTTCGCCGTGGTCGCCAGGCCGCTGATCATCGTGCTCAACGGCTCGGCGAACCTCTTCCTGCGCGCGCTCGGGATCACCCCGCAGGAGGAGCTGTCCGGCGCCCGAACGCCGCAGGAGCTGGCCTCGCTGGTACGGCGGTCGGCCGAAGCCGGAACCCTCGACGAGGGCACGGCCCGACTGGTCACCAAGTCGCTCGGGTTCGGTGAGCAGACGGCCGCCGACGTCATGAGCCCGCGGGCCCGCGCCACCTCGATCGAGCGCACGGCGACCGCCGAGGACGTCCTGCTGCTGGCCAGGCGCACGGGGCACTCCCGGTTCCCTGTCACCGGCGAGGACTGGGACGACATCGACGGGGTGGTCCACGTGAAGCGGGCCATCGCGGTGCCCCACGACCGCCGTTCCGACGTGCCGGTCTCGGCGCTCATGGTGCCGCCGCTGCTCGTGCCCGAGACCATCCGGCTCGACCCGCTGCTGTTGATGCTGCGCGAGCACGGCCTCCAGCTGGCCATCGTGGTCGACGAGTACGGCGGCACGGCCGGGGTCGTCACCCTCGAGGACGTCGTCGAGGAGATCGTGGGCGAGGTGTCCGACGAGCACGACCTGTTCCGCACGACCGGGCGCCAGTTCACCGACGGCTCGTGGACGGTCCCCGGGCTGTGGCGCCCGGACGAGGTCCGCGAGCGGATCGGCGCCCAGATCCCGGACGGGCCGGCATACGAGACCACGGGTGGGTTCGTCATGGCCGCCCTCGGCCGGATCCCGAGCGTCGGCGACACCGTGTCCATCCCCGGGTGGGAGATCTCCGTGATCGCCATGGACGGCATGCGCGCCGACCGGCTGAGGTTCATCCCGACACCTGCTGACGACGCGTCGGGGGAGTCGTCATGA
- a CDS encoding ABC transporter ATP-binding protein, translating into MTSTPTHGASIEVRELTKRFGSFTAVDNLSFTVEPGRITGFLGPNGAGKTTTLRMLLGLIRPTGGSATIGGQRYHDIATPTAMVGSALEATNFHPGRTGRDHLRVIADTAGVGTARVDEMLELVGIPAAARKRAGGYSMGMRQRLGLAAAMLGDPQVLILDEPANGLDPEGIRWLRGFLRHLSAQGKTILISSHMLQEVEQTVDDVVIIANGRLVKQGAMADLHGEARTIVRTSDTDALAGALRVADVITTLEDGALHADTADLRLIGDVALRAGLPIYELRAATTDLEALFFELTEGTNRNLGATAHEPNAVIGMEGATE; encoded by the coding sequence ATGACGTCCACACCCACCCACGGCGCCTCGATCGAGGTTCGTGAGCTCACCAAGCGGTTCGGCAGCTTCACGGCCGTCGACAACCTCAGCTTCACCGTCGAGCCCGGCCGGATCACCGGCTTCCTGGGCCCCAACGGCGCCGGAAAGACGACCACGCTGCGCATGCTCCTGGGCCTGATCCGTCCCACCGGAGGCTCGGCGACCATCGGTGGCCAGCGCTACCACGACATCGCCACCCCGACGGCAATGGTGGGGTCGGCGCTCGAGGCGACGAACTTCCACCCCGGCCGCACTGGTCGGGACCACCTGCGCGTGATCGCCGACACCGCTGGCGTCGGCACCGCCCGCGTCGACGAGATGCTCGAGCTGGTCGGCATCCCCGCCGCAGCACGCAAGCGGGCGGGCGGCTACTCGATGGGCATGCGCCAGCGACTCGGCCTCGCCGCGGCGATGCTCGGCGACCCCCAGGTCCTCATCCTCGACGAGCCGGCCAACGGCCTCGACCCCGAGGGCATCCGCTGGCTGCGCGGATTCCTGCGCCACCTCTCGGCCCAGGGCAAGACGATCCTCATCTCGAGCCACATGCTCCAGGAGGTCGAGCAGACCGTCGACGACGTCGTCATCATCGCCAACGGTCGGCTCGTCAAGCAGGGGGCCATGGCCGACCTGCACGGTGAGGCGCGGACGATCGTGCGCACGAGCGACACCGACGCCCTGGCCGGCGCCCTGCGGGTCGCCGACGTCATCACCACCCTCGAGGACGGCGCGCTCCACGCCGACACCGCCGACCTGCGGCTGATCGGCGACGTCGCGCTGCGTGCAGGCCTGCCGATCTACGAGCTCCGCGCGGCCACGACCGACCTCGAGGCGCTGTTCTTCGAGCTCACCGAGGGCACCAACCGCAACCTCGGCGCCACGGCGCACGAGCCAAACGCCGTGATCGGCATGGAAGGGGCGACCGAATGA
- a CDS encoding ABC transporter permease encodes MTAAVRAEFRKFFTTRMWWGLAIATFVAAIAFAVAFGFIYTIKPDPSDPRPAPTGTPLQVANSVYTAGLGVGYLLTLTIGVMQIGSEYRHKTITSTFLGTPRRARVMGAKIIALLGIGAIYGVISLVGAVIAGSIVLNARGFAPFPGAGVFRTLALALLVLGLWALIGLGAGILIPNQVAALLISIGVAWIVEPLAGFGLSFWTWGREHIVPYLPSQATSAMVSGVTQGGGQEVHLLAWWGGALVLAGYAAVMAGFGSWRTVRADIS; translated from the coding sequence ATGACCGCCGCAGTCCGGGCCGAGTTCCGCAAGTTCTTCACGACCCGCATGTGGTGGGGTCTCGCGATCGCCACCTTCGTCGCGGCCATCGCGTTCGCGGTGGCGTTCGGCTTCATTTACACCATCAAGCCCGACCCCAGCGACCCCAGGCCCGCGCCGACGGGCACCCCGCTCCAGGTCGCCAACAGCGTCTACACCGCCGGCCTGGGTGTCGGCTACCTGCTGACTCTGACCATCGGGGTGATGCAGATCGGGTCCGAGTACCGCCACAAGACGATCACCAGCACGTTCCTGGGCACGCCTCGACGCGCCAGGGTCATGGGTGCCAAGATCATCGCCCTCCTGGGCATCGGCGCCATCTATGGCGTGATCTCGCTCGTCGGCGCCGTCATCGCCGGGTCGATCGTCCTGAACGCCCGCGGGTTCGCCCCGTTCCCCGGGGCGGGCGTCTTCCGCACCCTCGCCCTGGCTCTCCTGGTGCTCGGCCTGTGGGCCCTGATCGGCCTCGGCGCCGGCATCCTCATTCCCAACCAGGTCGCGGCGCTGCTGATCTCGATCGGGGTCGCCTGGATCGTGGAGCCGCTGGCCGGGTTCGGCCTCAGCTTCTGGACCTGGGGGCGCGAGCACATCGTCCCGTACCTGCCGAGCCAGGCCACCAGCGCCATGGTGAGCGGGGTGACCCAGGGCGGCGGCCAAGAGGTGCATCTCCTCGCGTGGTGGGGTGGCGCGCTCGTGCTCGCCGGGTATGCCGCCGTGATGGCCGGCTTCGGCTCGTGGCGGACTGTGCGGGCGGACATCAGCTAG
- a CDS encoding multifunctional oxoglutarate decarboxylase/oxoglutarate dehydrogenase thiamine pyrophosphate-binding subunit/dihydrolipoyllysine-residue succinyltransferase subunit: MAAFGPNEWLVDELYEQYQNDRNSVDKAWWPFFEDYTPSEGGDSTNGAPRNGAATPAPAAPATTSAPAAPAPAAELRPAAPRRQAPNATDSGGAQSTTTDKSDARTDQAVADKPEDKEAAAPAKETPKPRDPEPPKQTGPVNEDQIKPLRGASARVVTNMEASLGVPTATSVRAVPAKLLIDNRVVINNHLARSRGGKVSFTHLIGYALVKALGHMPEMNNGYTEEGGKPALVVPGHVNLGLAIDLAKPDGTRQLLVPSIKSAEAMDFLHFWTAYEEVVRRARGGKLTVEDFQGTTISLTNPGTIGTNHSVPRLMAGQGAIIGVGALEYPAEWQGASQETLNRNAVSKILTLTSTYDHRIIQGAQSGDFLRIVHQLLLGENGFYDEIFESLRLPYEPVRWVQDISTHHDDDVNKTARVQELIHAYRVRGHLMADTDPLEYRQRRHPDLDVTSHGLTLWDLERDFATGGFGGAPMLRLRKILGILRDSYCRTIGTEYMHIQDPEQRRWLQAKIEVGYAKPGPEEQLRILRRLNAAEAFETFLQTKFVGQKRFSLEGGESVIALLDRILCRAAADSMDEVCIGMPHRGRLNVLANIAGKSYGQIFREFEGRQDPKSVQGSGDVKYHLGTEGEFVAEDGSKTKVYLAANPSHLEAVNPVLEGITRAKQDRLDLAGEDFTVLPLLLHGDAAFAGQGVVAETLNLSQLRGYRTGGTIHVVINNQVGFTTSPSASRSSTYSTDVARMIQAPVFHVNGDDPEACVRVAELAYEFRQEFNKDVVIDLVCYRRRGHNEGDDPSMTQPLMYNLIEAKRSVRKLYTESLIGRGDIGQEEAEAALRDYQQQLERVFVETKAALKEATENAADPTLAGTDAEGHSGLEPPTAQATDQATRSATDTAITVDELRHIGDSFVNPPPGFTIHPKLLQAMEKRALTTREGGIDWATGELAAFGSLLMEGTPVRLAGQDSRRGTFVQRHAVLIDKNTAEEWTPLLYLAEGQARFWVYDSLLSEFAAMGFEYGYSVERPDALVLWEAQFGDFFNGAQTIVDEFVSSSEQKWGQRSSVVLLLPHGYEGQGPDHSSARIERFLQMCAEDNMTVAYPSTPASYFHLLRRQAYARPRRPLIVFTPKSMLRLKAAASAVEDFTTGTFRPVLSDRAQLDGGAVTRVLLASGKVVYDLEAAREKAGDTQTAIVRVEQLAPIPAQEIAAELASYPNADVVWVQDEPRNQGAWPFMALNLPQALAEQGENRVLKVVSRKASASPATGSSKRHAEQQAELITAAFTR, encoded by the coding sequence ATGGCGGCCTTCGGGCCGAACGAGTGGCTCGTGGACGAGCTGTATGAGCAGTACCAGAACGACCGCAACTCCGTCGACAAGGCGTGGTGGCCGTTCTTCGAGGACTACACCCCCTCCGAGGGTGGTGACAGCACCAACGGCGCGCCCCGCAACGGAGCTGCGACCCCGGCGCCTGCCGCGCCCGCCACGACTTCGGCGCCTGCCGCGCCTGCCCCGGCTGCCGAGCTCCGGCCCGCCGCGCCGCGTCGCCAGGCTCCGAACGCCACCGACTCCGGCGGCGCCCAGTCGACGACGACCGACAAGTCCGACGCCCGCACCGACCAGGCCGTGGCCGACAAGCCCGAGGACAAGGAAGCGGCCGCGCCGGCCAAGGAGACGCCGAAGCCGCGCGACCCCGAGCCGCCGAAGCAGACCGGGCCGGTCAACGAGGACCAGATCAAGCCGCTGCGTGGCGCCAGCGCCCGCGTCGTCACCAACATGGAGGCCTCGCTCGGCGTGCCCACGGCGACCAGCGTGCGCGCCGTGCCGGCCAAGCTGCTCATCGACAACCGGGTCGTCATCAACAACCACCTGGCCCGCTCCCGCGGGGGCAAGGTCTCGTTCACCCACCTCATCGGCTACGCCCTGGTCAAGGCACTGGGCCACATGCCCGAGATGAACAACGGCTACACCGAGGAGGGTGGCAAGCCCGCCCTGGTCGTGCCGGGCCACGTCAACCTCGGCCTGGCCATCGACCTCGCCAAGCCCGACGGCACCCGCCAGCTGCTCGTCCCGAGCATCAAGTCCGCCGAGGCGATGGACTTCCTGCACTTCTGGACGGCATACGAGGAGGTCGTCCGGCGGGCCCGCGGCGGCAAGCTCACCGTCGAGGACTTCCAGGGCACGACCATCTCGCTGACCAACCCGGGCACCATCGGCACCAACCACTCCGTGCCCCGGCTCATGGCGGGTCAGGGCGCGATCATCGGTGTCGGCGCACTGGAGTACCCCGCCGAGTGGCAGGGCGCGAGCCAGGAGACGCTCAACCGCAACGCCGTCAGCAAGATCCTCACGCTGACCTCGACGTACGACCACCGCATCATCCAGGGCGCCCAGTCCGGCGACTTCCTGCGGATCGTCCACCAGCTCCTGCTCGGCGAGAACGGCTTCTACGACGAGATCTTCGAGAGCCTGCGCCTGCCCTACGAGCCGGTGCGGTGGGTCCAGGACATCTCGACCCACCACGACGACGACGTCAACAAGACCGCGCGGGTCCAGGAGCTCATCCACGCCTACCGCGTCCGCGGTCACCTCATGGCCGACACCGACCCCCTGGAGTACCGCCAGCGGCGCCACCCCGACCTCGACGTCACGAGCCACGGCCTGACGCTGTGGGACCTCGAGCGTGACTTCGCCACGGGTGGCTTCGGCGGGGCGCCGATGCTGCGCCTGCGCAAGATCCTCGGCATCCTGCGCGACTCCTACTGCCGCACCATCGGCACCGAGTACATGCACATCCAGGACCCCGAGCAGCGCCGTTGGCTGCAGGCCAAGATCGAGGTCGGCTACGCCAAGCCCGGCCCCGAGGAGCAGCTGCGCATCCTGCGCCGGCTCAACGCCGCCGAGGCCTTCGAGACCTTCCTGCAGACCAAGTTCGTGGGCCAGAAGCGGTTCAGCCTCGAGGGCGGCGAGTCGGTCATCGCCCTGCTCGACCGCATCCTGTGCCGCGCCGCGGCCGACTCCATGGACGAGGTCTGCATCGGTATGCCGCACCGCGGCCGCCTCAACGTGCTCGCGAACATCGCCGGCAAGTCCTACGGCCAGATCTTCCGCGAGTTCGAGGGCCGGCAGGACCCCAAGTCCGTGCAGGGCTCGGGCGATGTCAAGTACCACCTGGGCACCGAGGGCGAGTTCGTCGCCGAGGACGGCAGCAAGACCAAGGTCTACCTCGCCGCCAACCCCTCCCACCTCGAGGCCGTGAACCCCGTGCTCGAGGGCATCACCCGCGCCAAGCAGGACCGCCTCGACCTCGCCGGTGAGGACTTCACCGTCCTGCCGCTGCTGCTCCACGGCGACGCGGCGTTCGCCGGCCAGGGCGTGGTGGCCGAGACGCTCAACCTCTCCCAGCTGCGCGGCTACCGCACCGGCGGCACCATCCACGTGGTCATCAACAACCAGGTCGGCTTCACCACCTCGCCGAGCGCGTCGCGGTCGAGCACGTACTCCACCGACGTCGCCCGGATGATCCAGGCGCCGGTCTTCCACGTGAACGGCGACGACCCCGAGGCCTGCGTCCGGGTGGCCGAGCTCGCCTACGAGTTCCGCCAGGAGTTCAACAAGGACGTCGTCATCGACCTCGTCTGCTACCGCCGCCGGGGCCACAACGAGGGCGACGACCCCTCGATGACCCAGCCGCTGATGTACAACCTCATCGAGGCCAAGCGCTCGGTCCGCAAGCTCTACACCGAGTCCCTGATCGGCCGAGGCGACATCGGCCAGGAGGAGGCCGAGGCGGCGCTGCGCGACTACCAGCAGCAGCTCGAGCGCGTCTTCGTCGAGACCAAGGCCGCCCTCAAGGAAGCCACCGAGAACGCCGCCGACCCGACGCTCGCCGGCACCGACGCCGAGGGCCACTCCGGGCTCGAGCCGCCCACGGCCCAGGCGACCGACCAGGCCACCCGGTCGGCCACCGACACGGCGATCACCGTTGACGAGCTGCGCCACATCGGCGACTCGTTCGTCAACCCGCCGCCCGGCTTCACCATCCACCCGAAGCTCCTCCAGGCCATGGAGAAGCGCGCGCTGACGACCCGCGAGGGCGGCATCGACTGGGCCACCGGAGAGCTCGCAGCCTTCGGGTCGCTGCTCATGGAGGGCACGCCGGTGCGGCTGGCCGGCCAGGACAGCCGCCGTGGCACGTTCGTCCAGCGCCACGCGGTGCTCATCGACAAGAACACCGCCGAGGAGTGGACCCCGCTGCTCTACCTCGCCGAGGGCCAGGCGCGGTTCTGGGTCTACGACTCGCTGCTGTCCGAGTTCGCGGCGATGGGGTTCGAGTACGGCTACTCCGTCGAGCGGCCCGACGCGCTGGTCCTGTGGGAGGCGCAGTTCGGCGACTTCTTCAACGGCGCGCAGACCATCGTCGACGAGTTCGTGTCGTCCTCGGAGCAGAAGTGGGGCCAGCGTTCCTCGGTCGTCCTGCTGCTCCCCCACGGGTACGAAGGCCAGGGTCCCGACCACTCCTCCGCCCGCATCGAGCGCTTCCTGCAGATGTGCGCCGAGGACAACATGACGGTCGCCTACCCCTCCACCCCGGCCAGCTACTTCCACCTGCTGCGTCGTCAGGCGTACGCCCGTCCGCGCCGCCCGCTGATCGTCTTCACCCCGAAGTCGATGCTGCGGCTCAAGGCGGCGGCGAGTGCGGTCGAGGACTTCACCACTGGCACGTTCCGGCCGGTGCTGTCCGACCGGGCCCAGCTCGACGGCGGCGCGGTGACCCGGGTCCTGCTCGCCAGCGGCAAGGTGGTCTACGACCTCGAGGCCGCCCGCGAGAAGGCCGGTGACACGCAGACCGCCATCGTCCGGGTCGAGCAGCTCGCTCCGATTCCCGCCCAGGAGATCGCGGCCGAGCTCGCCAGCTACCCGAACGCCGATGTCGTCTGGGTGCAGGACGAGCCGCGCAACCAGGGCGCCTGGCCGTTCATGGCGCTCAACCTGCCGCAGGCGCTCGCCGAGCAGGGCGAGAACCGCGTGCTCAAGGTCGTCTCCCGCAAGGCCTCGGCCTCGCCCGCCACCGGGTCGAGCAAGCGCCACGCCGAGCAGCAGGCCGAGCTGATCACGGCGGCCTTCACCCGATAG
- a CDS encoding DUF6104 family protein encodes MYFTDRGIEELAARRGEDTVSFEWLAEQLRTFVDLHPEFETPVERLATWLARLDDEED; translated from the coding sequence GTGTACTTCACGGATCGCGGCATCGAGGAGCTGGCCGCTCGTCGGGGCGAGGACACTGTGTCCTTCGAGTGGCTGGCCGAGCAGCTGCGGACGTTTGTCGACCTTCACCCCGAGTTCGAGACCCCTGTCGAGCGGTTGGCCACCTGGCTGGCCCGGCTCGACGACGAAGAGGACTGA
- a CDS encoding GDSL-type esterase/lipase family protein, with translation MSSEPTFTPSAEFQVAADGPRDVGLVFIGASLVAGLGDPKGQGWVSRVVGRTQHPDLELTAYNLGVRGDTSADVLSRWRTECPPRWAGRAEKRLVLSIGTGDAIKGVTLARHRLNLANILDDAASAGIGTFVVSPPPSDDEELNGMLDILVEAQADVCSRRSVPFVDCFRPLLGHDQWQSDLAASRVQHHPGQAGYGLIAWLVLHNGWYDWLQISPT, from the coding sequence GTGAGCAGCGAGCCCACCTTCACCCCCAGCGCCGAGTTCCAGGTCGCCGCGGACGGCCCCCGCGACGTGGGGCTGGTGTTCATCGGCGCCTCCCTCGTGGCGGGGCTCGGCGACCCCAAGGGTCAGGGCTGGGTCTCGCGGGTCGTGGGCCGCACCCAACACCCCGACCTCGAGCTGACGGCCTACAACCTGGGCGTGCGCGGCGACACTTCGGCTGATGTGCTGTCGCGCTGGCGCACCGAGTGCCCGCCGCGGTGGGCCGGCCGTGCCGAGAAGCGTCTCGTGCTGTCGATCGGCACCGGTGACGCGATCAAGGGCGTCACCCTGGCCCGGCATCGCCTCAACCTGGCCAACATCCTCGACGACGCGGCCAGCGCCGGCATCGGCACGTTCGTGGTGAGCCCGCCCCCGTCCGACGACGAGGAGCTCAACGGCATGCTCGACATCCTCGTCGAGGCCCAGGCCGACGTCTGCTCACGTCGCAGCGTGCCGTTCGTCGACTGCTTCCGTCCGCTGCTGGGTCACGACCAGTGGCAGAGCGACCTCGCAGCGAGCCGCGTGCAACACCACCCGGGCCAGGCGGGCTACGGCCTCATCGCGTGGCTGGTCCTCCACAACGGCTGGTACGACTGGCTGCAGATCTCGCCGACCTGA
- a CDS encoding nucleotidyltransferase family protein — MDHAELTVTDGVLLAHGLVARLAEQAGARVLFIKGPTAVAAGARPARPSSDVDVLVDPAAFDRLCLAIEAAGWFRRFVPLPVHRAADLAFDHSGHFIREGWPCDLDVHFLFPGFLAEPQVVFEALWERRTTTVVAGRSVTTPDVLGHALVVALHALRDVGRPWSREDLDHLENTLGSTLDDGGREALGRLAAATGSDQSARALLERVGVALPPPPREQSPALAAWRVRQEFGTVSGSLWLVELRRARWRERPRILLHAVVPPREQLLSAHLAPAASRREIARLHAARWGRGVRALPRAMTILRKVRRSADG; from the coding sequence GTGGACCACGCCGAGCTCACCGTCACCGATGGCGTGCTGCTCGCGCACGGGCTGGTGGCACGGCTCGCCGAGCAGGCCGGGGCCAGGGTCCTGTTCATCAAGGGGCCGACGGCGGTCGCAGCGGGAGCCCGGCCCGCCCGCCCGTCCTCCGATGTCGACGTGCTCGTCGACCCCGCGGCCTTCGACCGTCTCTGCCTGGCGATCGAGGCGGCCGGCTGGTTCCGTCGCTTCGTACCACTACCGGTCCACCGGGCCGCTGATCTCGCCTTCGACCACTCAGGTCACTTCATCCGCGAGGGCTGGCCCTGCGACCTCGACGTGCACTTCCTGTTCCCAGGATTCCTCGCCGAGCCGCAGGTGGTCTTCGAGGCGCTGTGGGAGCGGCGGACCACGACGGTGGTCGCAGGCAGGTCGGTGACGACTCCGGATGTCCTGGGACACGCCCTGGTCGTCGCGCTCCACGCGTTGCGCGACGTGGGCCGGCCGTGGAGCCGGGAGGACCTGGACCACCTCGAGAACACCCTTGGTTCCACCCTGGACGACGGGGGACGTGAGGCCCTCGGCCGACTCGCCGCTGCCACCGGGTCCGACCAGTCCGCCCGGGCGCTGTTGGAGCGGGTCGGGGTGGCCCTCCCCCCACCGCCGCGAGAGCAGTCGCCTGCGCTGGCCGCGTGGCGGGTGCGGCAGGAGTTCGGCACGGTGTCCGGCTCCCTGTGGCTCGTCGAGCTCAGGCGGGCTCGGTGGCGCGAACGGCCACGCATCCTGCTGCACGCGGTGGTGCCGCCTCGTGAGCAGCTCCTCAGCGCCCATCTGGCTCCAGCGGCGAGCCGGCGCGAGATCGCCAGGCTGCACGCCGCTCGCTGGGGCCGAGGGGTGCGTGCCCTGCCGCGGGCCATGACGATCCTGCGCAAGGTCCGCCGGTCAGCCGACGGGTGA
- the rfbD gene encoding dTDP-4-dehydrorhamnose reductase, whose amino-acid sequence MTRWLVTGAGGMLGLDLQVVLALAGVDLKDVTALKRADLDITRASEVRDAVRGHDVVVNCAAYTAVDDAESHEGQAFSVNAVGAANVAGACRETGARLVHVSTDYVFAGDATDPYAEDAPLAPRSAYGRTKAAGEWAVRATCPESWIVRTAWLYGAGGPNFVKTMARLAGQHETLTVVDDQRGQPTWTMDVAEAIVRLVGASAPFGVWHATSEGETTWFDFTRQIFAGLGLDPQRVQPTTTDKFPRPAPRPAYSVLGHDAWRMARIPLLPQWQESLAKALPDVVEQMPPSPVG is encoded by the coding sequence ATGACGCGGTGGCTGGTCACCGGTGCCGGCGGCATGCTCGGCCTCGACCTCCAGGTGGTCCTCGCGCTCGCGGGCGTGGACCTCAAGGACGTGACCGCCCTGAAGCGAGCCGACCTCGACATCACCCGCGCCTCCGAGGTCCGCGACGCGGTCCGTGGCCACGACGTGGTTGTCAACTGCGCGGCATACACCGCGGTCGACGACGCGGAAAGCCACGAGGGTCAAGCCTTTTCGGTGAATGCCGTCGGTGCTGCCAACGTCGCCGGCGCGTGCCGCGAGACCGGCGCCCGGCTCGTCCACGTGTCCACCGACTACGTCTTCGCCGGCGACGCCACCGATCCGTATGCCGAGGACGCGCCGCTCGCTCCCCGCTCGGCCTACGGGCGCACCAAGGCTGCAGGGGAGTGGGCCGTGCGCGCCACCTGCCCCGAGTCGTGGATCGTCCGCACGGCGTGGTTGTACGGCGCGGGTGGACCCAACTTCGTCAAGACCATGGCCCGGCTGGCCGGCCAGCACGAGACCCTCACGGTGGTCGACGACCAGCGCGGTCAGCCGACGTGGACGATGGATGTCGCCGAGGCGATCGTCCGGCTGGTCGGCGCGAGCGCACCGTTCGGGGTCTGGCATGCGACCAGCGAGGGCGAGACGACGTGGTTCGACTTCACCCGCCAGATCTTCGCCGGTCTCGGGTTGGACCCGCAGCGGGTCCAGCCGACCACGACCGACAAGTTTCCTCGGCCGGCGCCACGCCCGGCCTACAGCGTGCTGGGCCACGACGCCTGGCGGATGGCGCGCATCCCGCTGTTGCCGCAGTGGCAGGAGAGCCTGGCCAAGGCGTTGCCCGACGTGGTCGAACAGATGCCGCCGTCACCCGTCGGCTGA
- the rfbB gene encoding dTDP-glucose 4,6-dehydratase — protein sequence MKVLVTGAAGFIGSNFVIRAHLVRPDWRLTVLDSMTYAANLASLDPVIGDVDVVKGSVTDADLVDELVAAHDVVVHFAADSHNDNSLDDPWPFIDTNIIGTYQLIQAVRRHDKRLHHISTDEVYGDLELDDPAKFTESTPLNPSSPYSASKASADLLVRAWIRSFGLKATLSNCSNNYGPRQHVEKFIPRQITGIIDGVRPKLYGAGANVRDWIHVDDHNDAVIAILEQGRLGETYLIGADGEMNNKDIVALILELMGKPADWYDHVPDRPGHDLRYAIDSTKLRTETDWRPAHPDVRSGLADTIAWYDANQDWWRTAKVVAEARYERLGR from the coding sequence GTGAAGGTCCTGGTCACCGGCGCCGCCGGCTTCATCGGTTCGAACTTCGTCATCCGCGCCCATCTGGTCCGCCCCGACTGGCGGCTCACGGTGCTGGACTCCATGACGTATGCCGCGAACCTCGCCTCGCTCGACCCGGTGATCGGCGACGTCGACGTCGTCAAGGGCTCCGTCACCGATGCGGACCTCGTCGACGAGCTCGTCGCCGCCCACGACGTCGTGGTGCACTTCGCGGCCGACTCCCACAACGACAACTCGCTCGACGACCCGTGGCCGTTCATCGACACGAACATCATCGGCACCTACCAGCTGATCCAGGCGGTGCGTCGGCACGATAAGCGGCTCCACCACATCTCGACCGACGAGGTCTACGGCGACCTCGAGCTCGACGACCCCGCCAAGTTCACCGAGTCGACGCCGCTCAACCCCTCGAGTCCCTACTCGGCCTCCAAGGCCAGCGCCGACCTGCTGGTGCGCGCGTGGATCCGCTCCTTCGGGCTCAAGGCCACCCTGTCGAACTGCTCGAACAACTACGGCCCTCGCCAGCACGTCGAGAAGTTCATCCCGCGGCAGATCACCGGCATCATCGACGGCGTCAGGCCCAAGCTCTACGGCGCGGGGGCCAACGTCCGCGACTGGATCCACGTCGACGACCACAACGACGCCGTCATCGCCATCCTCGAGCAGGGCCGGCTCGGCGAGACCTACCTCATCGGGGCCGATGGCGAGATGAACAACAAGGACATCGTCGCGCTCATCCTCGAGCTCATGGGCAAGCCGGCCGACTGGTACGACCACGTCCCCGACCGCCCCGGCCATGACCTGCGCTACGCCATCGACTCCACCAAGCTCCGCACCGAGACGGACTGGCGTCCCGCTCATCCTGACGTCCGCTCCGGGCTGGCCGACACGATCGCCTGGTACGACGCCAACCAGGACTGGTGGCGCACCGCCAAGGTCGTCGCCGAGGCCCGCTACGAGCGGCTGGGACGCTAG